Proteins from one Chroococcidiopsis sp. CCMEE 29 genomic window:
- a CDS encoding CO2 hydration protein: MTNTATTAKLPPSKHEFADVIHRLEAGGAMLPDTPENLMQIIGIYKAYAVPMDFYWRDLLYIAERVFLNPVPLFKYFLPKEYLDLHNHYAGDDAELRIWQKGAATAHPELLAFIEKGETGKMPKLLHHLWHDRINMEFAEACMQAMLWHRGMGGKFDPYLDTPEYKAAADKAIKAYFQGNPVMLGLYKLFPEMFIEQVRQLSYYSNLGLFWEVMAPVFFEMSDRYDAGEIKSVPDAMNFLVNGIFAVADRPIYHHVYIRGERYEIIPKSCGFTWLHEAALPYVEAVFYRTAPFRGTKSYNAQAKQVPEDQKDFHYGILYADVFPVGTAGIPPTLLMQDMLHFLPPYLVDYYRQHCRGEDDMLIQLGISFQRSMYCVTSAVIQALRTVLHYPLDDPNPEHLQANRAFFESQLDRFKRPEARLRDIQRQDYR; encoded by the coding sequence ATGACAAACACTGCAACTACAGCTAAATTACCACCTTCTAAGCATGAATTTGCTGATGTAATTCACCGTCTGGAAGCTGGGGGCGCGATGCTGCCAGATACCCCAGAAAATCTGATGCAAATTATCGGCATATACAAAGCATACGCAGTGCCGATGGATTTTTACTGGCGCGACCTGCTGTATATTGCCGAGCGGGTCTTTTTAAATCCTGTTCCCTTGTTTAAATACTTCCTCCCAAAAGAGTATTTAGATCTACATAATCATTACGCGGGAGATGATGCTGAGCTGCGGATCTGGCAAAAAGGTGCAGCTACTGCTCATCCTGAACTTTTAGCGTTTATCGAGAAGGGTGAAACCGGCAAGATGCCTAAGCTATTGCATCACTTATGGCATGACCGGATCAACATGGAGTTTGCTGAAGCTTGTATGCAGGCAATGTTATGGCATCGAGGTATGGGCGGAAAATTTGACCCCTATCTAGATACTCCCGAATATAAAGCAGCGGCAGATAAGGCAATTAAAGCTTACTTTCAGGGCAATCCAGTAATGCTGGGACTGTATAAGCTATTCCCAGAAATGTTCATTGAACAGGTGCGGCAGTTGTCCTACTACAGTAATTTAGGATTGTTTTGGGAAGTAATGGCTCCGGTTTTCTTTGAAATGAGCGATCGCTATGATGCCGGAGAAATCAAAAGCGTTCCGGATGCGATGAACTTTCTAGTCAATGGCATATTTGCAGTGGCAGATCGTCCTATTTATCACCACGTGTATATTAGAGGCGAACGCTACGAAATCATCCCGAAGTCCTGCGGGTTCACTTGGCTACACGAAGCTGCTTTGCCTTATGTAGAAGCTGTATTTTATCGCACCGCACCATTCCGGGGAACAAAATCTTATAATGCCCAGGCTAAGCAAGTTCCCGAGGATCAGAAAGATTTCCACTATGGAATTCTCTATGCTGATGTATTTCCCGTGGGTACAGCTGGCATTCCACCCACGCTGCTGATGCAAGATATGCTCCACTTCCTACCACCGTACTTAGTGGATTACTATCGCCAGCACTGCCGGGGCGAAGATGATATGTTGATCCAATTAGGGATTAGTTTCCAACGCTCAATGTACTGTGTTACTTCTGCAGTGATTCAAGCGTTGCGGACAGTGCTGCATTATCCTTTAGACGATCCTAACCCAGAGCATCTACAAGCGAATCGGGCTTTCTTTGAAAGTCAGCTGGATCGATTTAAGCGTCCTGAAGCTCGACTGCGGGATATTCAAAGACAAGATTATCGCTAG
- a CDS encoding NADH-quinone oxidoreductase subunit M codes for MLSTLIWLPVLGAAIVGLLPGNLTARQLRLISLAIASALLFWLVCLASQFNTVTVGLQFQEFLPWIETLGLNYQLGVDGLSFPLLALNGLLTWVAIYSSSNSVERPRLYYALILLVNVGIAGAFTAQNLLLFFLFYELELIPLYLLINIWGGAKRGYAATKFLIYTAVSGIIILAAFLGITWLSGSATFDYQSLKTEGLSLKAQLILLTMLLVGFGIKIPLVPLHTWLPDAYVEASPPVAILLGGIVAKLGTYGLLRFGMGLFPQTWAIVAPGLALLGTVSVLYGAFSAIAQKDIKRMVAYSSIGHMGYVMLGGAAATSLSLVGAVSQMVAHGLILALLFHLVGVVETKVGTRELDVLNGLMNPIRGLPVISGLLVLAGMASAGIPGMVGFIAEFIVFQGSYPVFPLLTLLAVVGTGLTAVYFVILLNRTCFGKLDNYKAYYPKVEWSERIPALVLTALIFILGVQPNWLVRWSEPTTTAMVAAVQMSSGMQLAQNLEARKQEKDNLAEM; via the coding sequence ATGCTCAGTACCTTGATTTGGTTGCCTGTATTGGGTGCTGCCATAGTCGGGTTGTTGCCCGGAAATTTAACTGCTAGGCAGCTACGTTTAATAAGTTTAGCGATCGCTAGCGCTCTACTTTTCTGGCTCGTTTGCTTAGCAAGTCAATTTAACACCGTCACGGTAGGGTTGCAGTTTCAAGAGTTCTTGCCTTGGATTGAAACATTAGGCTTGAACTATCAACTGGGAGTTGATGGCTTATCCTTTCCATTACTGGCTTTAAATGGTCTACTGACTTGGGTTGCCATCTACAGCAGTAGCAATTCTGTTGAGCGCCCCCGACTTTACTATGCTTTGATTCTCTTAGTTAATGTTGGTATAGCTGGTGCTTTCACTGCTCAAAATTTACTACTGTTTTTCTTGTTCTATGAACTGGAATTGATTCCCCTGTACCTATTGATTAATATCTGGGGTGGTGCCAAGCGTGGTTATGCGGCAACGAAATTTCTGATCTATACAGCTGTTTCTGGGATTATAATTCTGGCTGCATTTTTAGGCATTACTTGGCTCAGTGGTTCTGCCACCTTTGATTATCAATCGCTCAAAACCGAAGGATTATCCTTGAAGGCGCAGCTAATACTACTGACAATGCTGTTGGTAGGGTTTGGCATCAAAATTCCCTTGGTTCCCTTACATACTTGGTTGCCCGATGCTTACGTTGAAGCTTCCCCGCCTGTAGCCATTCTTCTGGGAGGCATTGTAGCTAAGTTGGGAACTTATGGATTGTTGCGGTTTGGGATGGGGCTGTTTCCTCAAACATGGGCGATTGTTGCTCCAGGGCTAGCGCTTTTGGGAACAGTGAGTGTGCTGTACGGGGCATTCAGCGCGATCGCTCAAAAAGACATTAAACGCATGGTTGCTTATAGTTCCATCGGTCATATGGGCTATGTGATGTTAGGAGGTGCAGCCGCTACTTCCCTCAGCCTTGTCGGCGCAGTTTCCCAAATGGTTGCCCACGGCTTGATTTTGGCTTTGTTGTTTCATCTAGTGGGAGTTGTGGAAACCAAGGTTGGCACCCGGGAGTTAGATGTGCTCAATGGTCTAATGAATCCGATCCGCGGTTTGCCTGTAATCAGCGGTTTACTGGTGTTAGCGGGGATGGCGAGTGCTGGTATCCCGGGAATGGTGGGCTTTATCGCTGAATTTATTGTGTTTCAGGGCAGTTACCCGGTGTTTCCCCTGTTAACTCTTTTAGCTGTAGTCGGTACTGGCTTAACGGCAGTTTACTTCGTAATTCTGCTCAATCGCACTTGTTTCGGCAAACTAGACAACTACAAGGCGTATTATCCCAAGGTTGAGTGGTCTGAGCGTATACCAGCTTTGGTGTTAACAGCACTCATTTTCATTCTAGGAGTGCAACCAAACTGGTTAGTACGTTGGAGTGAACCGACGACAACGGCAATGGTTGCGGCTGTGCAAATGAGTAGCGGTATGCAATTAGCCCAGAATTTAGAAGCCAGGAAACAGGAAAAGGATAATCTGGCTGAAATGTAA
- a CDS encoding acetyl-CoA C-acyltransferase, translating into MKEAYIVSSVRTAVGKAPRGTLRNVRPDDMGAVAVKGAIERIKDLAPECIDDIIFGCAFPEAEQGFNLGRVIAQRAGLPDSVAGSTVNRFCASGLQTIAMATQAIITGQAEAIVAGGAESMSLIPMGGHYLAPNPEMMTDAPQAYCTMGITGENVAQQYQISREEQDTFALRSHQRALAAIEQGRFAEEIVPLPVRETFYIDGKPQLVEKVFQVDEGPRPDTSLEALARLQPVFRLGGTITPGNSSQTSDGAAATVVISQRLVNELGVQPLGRMLGFAVAGVPPEIMGIGPIAAVPKVLKQVGLTLDDIGLIELNEAFAAQTLAVIDKLGLNEEIVNVNGGAIALGHPLGCTGAKLTATLLHEMKRRGIRYGLVTACVGGGMGAAAVYENLTA; encoded by the coding sequence ATGAAAGAAGCCTACATTGTCAGCAGCGTTCGGACTGCGGTTGGGAAAGCCCCACGCGGCACATTACGCAACGTTCGTCCTGATGATATGGGAGCGGTTGCGGTGAAAGGGGCAATTGAGCGCATCAAAGACCTTGCACCTGAATGCATTGATGACATCATTTTTGGCTGTGCGTTTCCGGAAGCAGAACAAGGGTTTAATTTGGGGCGGGTGATTGCACAGCGAGCGGGTTTGCCTGATTCTGTAGCAGGCTCTACCGTTAACCGCTTCTGTGCCTCAGGACTACAAACCATTGCTATGGCAACCCAGGCAATTATCACAGGACAGGCGGAAGCTATTGTTGCGGGTGGAGCTGAATCCATGAGTTTGATTCCGATGGGAGGACATTATTTAGCTCCTAACCCAGAGATGATGACGGATGCTCCGCAAGCCTACTGTACGATGGGCATCACGGGAGAAAACGTGGCGCAGCAGTACCAGATTTCCCGCGAGGAGCAGGATACCTTTGCTTTGCGATCGCACCAGCGAGCCTTAGCTGCGATTGAGCAAGGTCGGTTTGCGGAAGAAATTGTCCCGCTCCCCGTGCGCGAAACCTTCTATATTGATGGCAAGCCGCAGTTGGTAGAGAAGGTCTTCCAGGTGGATGAAGGTCCCCGCCCCGATACCAGCCTAGAAGCCTTAGCTCGGTTGCAACCTGTTTTTCGCCTGGGTGGAACGATCACGCCTGGTAACTCATCGCAAACTTCGGATGGCGCAGCAGCGACGGTAGTGATCAGCCAGCGCCTGGTAAACGAACTTGGCGTGCAACCGCTCGGACGCATGTTGGGGTTTGCGGTTGCAGGTGTTCCTCCAGAAATTATGGGTATCGGTCCGATTGCAGCGGTGCCGAAGGTTCTGAAGCAGGTGGGTCTGACATTAGATGACATTGGGCTGATTGAATTGAATGAAGCCTTCGCTGCTCAAACCCTTGCTGTGATTGACAAACTCGGTCTGAATGAGGAAATTGTGAATGTCAACGGCGGAGCGATCGCTCTCGGTCACCCCCTGGGTTGTACGGGTGCAAAGCTCACAGCCACCCTCCTCCATGAAATGAAACGGCGCGGTATTCGCTATGGCCTCGTCACGGCGTGCGTTGGTGGCGGCATGGGGGCAGCGGCAGTGTATGAGAATTTGACGGCTTAG
- a CDS encoding glutathione S-transferase family protein, protein MALGQLVNGQWTTQWTERNQKGQFQRMSTQFHHWIAADGASGFKAESGRYHLYISLGCPWAHRTAILWKLKGLETIIGLSIVDPVISEQGWQFSDYPGCIHDTVNQADYLWQVYVKSDPGYTGRVTVPVLWDKQTNQIVNNESRQIIQMFNSEFDGLGASPIDFYPQALRQEVDRILDEIYHPINNGVYRSGFAASQAAYDTAVTELFQALETWENVLSKQRYLCGSQLTLADWCLFTTLFRFDLAYYGLFKCNLKQLVDFPHLWNYCRELYQYPAAQFVCSIDHVKRLYYAGLPELNPTRIVPAGPEINFGLPHSRQWVGKSMVSVGEPSITI, encoded by the coding sequence ATGGCACTAGGTCAGTTAGTGAATGGTCAATGGACAACACAATGGACAGAACGGAATCAAAAAGGTCAATTTCAACGGATGTCCACGCAGTTTCATCATTGGATCGCTGCCGATGGAGCGAGTGGATTTAAAGCTGAAAGTGGGCGCTATCACCTCTACATTTCCTTGGGTTGTCCTTGGGCGCATCGAACAGCAATATTATGGAAGCTGAAAGGTCTTGAAACTATTATTGGATTGTCCATTGTCGATCCAGTCATCAGCGAACAGGGCTGGCAATTTTCAGACTATCCGGGGTGTATTCACGATACGGTTAACCAGGCAGACTATTTGTGGCAAGTGTATGTCAAGTCTGATCCAGGCTACACTGGACGGGTTACGGTGCCTGTGCTGTGGGATAAGCAAACGAATCAGATTGTCAATAATGAGTCTCGCCAAATCATTCAAATGTTCAATTCAGAATTTGATGGATTGGGAGCAAGTCCAATCGACTTTTATCCACAAGCATTACGACAAGAGGTTGATCGTATTCTTGATGAAATTTATCACCCGATCAACAACGGAGTATATCGCTCTGGTTTTGCAGCTTCCCAGGCTGCCTATGACACAGCAGTCACGGAATTATTTCAAGCCTTGGAAACGTGGGAAAATGTGTTGTCAAAACAGCGATACCTCTGCGGTAGCCAACTAACCCTAGCAGACTGGTGCTTATTCACAACACTATTTCGATTTGATTTGGCTTACTACGGATTATTCAAGTGCAACCTTAAACAGTTGGTAGATTTTCCCCATCTCTGGAACTATTGCCGCGAATTGTATCAATATCCTGCTGCCCAGTTCGTTTGTAGTATTGACCATGTGAAACGACTCTACTACGCAGGTTTGCCGGAACTGAATCCAACTCGGATTGTGCCCGCAGGTCCAGAGATTAATTTTGGGCTACCCCATAGCCGTCAGTGGGTTGGGAAATCTATGGTGAGTGTGGGTGAGCCTTCGATCACTATCTAG
- a CDS encoding class III extradiol ring-cleavage dioxygenase encodes MNNLPAIFLSHGAPDLPIREGAVTNFLRSLHQQFPQPKAILVISAHWHSDPPMVSTARQPKTIHDFSGFPEALYHLSYPAPGAPDLAERVVTLLTQAGIACDTHPSRGLDHGTWTPLILAYPAADIPVTQLSIQYHRDSFHHWELGQALEPLRHEGVLIMGSGSATHNLYAFGERYDALPPLWVQQFDEWLAETIEQRNWNALMQYREVAPYAQENHPTEEHLLPLFVALGAGGVDVRGIQLHRSYTYSAFSMAAYAFM; translated from the coding sequence ATGAACAACCTACCTGCAATCTTTTTATCTCATGGAGCGCCGGATTTACCCATTCGAGAGGGTGCGGTTACTAACTTCCTGCGATCGCTCCATCAACAATTCCCACAACCCAAAGCTATCCTGGTCATCTCTGCCCACTGGCATTCCGATCCACCGATGGTCAGCACTGCGCGGCAACCCAAAACAATCCACGATTTTTCTGGATTTCCTGAAGCACTGTATCACCTCAGCTATCCTGCTCCTGGTGCTCCCGATCTTGCTGAGCGGGTCGTGACCTTACTCACCCAGGCAGGTATTGCCTGTGATACTCATCCCTCGCGAGGACTTGACCATGGCACCTGGACACCACTAATTCTGGCATATCCAGCCGCTGATATTCCAGTTACCCAGCTATCTATTCAGTACCACCGTGACTCATTCCATCATTGGGAACTGGGGCAGGCACTAGAACCCTTACGACACGAGGGGGTGCTCATCATGGGCAGTGGCAGTGCGACTCACAATCTCTATGCCTTTGGTGAACGTTATGATGCACTGCCGCCACTCTGGGTGCAACAGTTTGATGAATGGCTTGCAGAAACTATAGAGCAAAGGAACTGGAATGCCTTAATGCAGTATCGGGAAGTTGCACCCTATGCTCAGGAAAATCATCCCACGGAAGAACACTTATTACCATTGTTTGTAGCCTTGGGAGCTGGAGGAGTGGATGTCAGAGGGATACAACTCCATCGCAGTTATACCTATAGTGCTTTTAGTATGGCAGCTTACGCATTCATGTAA
- a CDS encoding MarR family transcriptional regulator: MKELVRAYQSFSAYSEAHIRQFDLTPAQFDVIATLGNTNGMSMGEIGERTLITKGTLTGVIDRLIQKQLVVREIPSDNRRNVIVQLTPSGQQVFEQVFPAHIAHLKGQFEKLDPSELELLKVLLSRLRQAFQN; the protein is encoded by the coding sequence ATGAAGGAACTGGTGAGGGCGTACCAATCATTCTCTGCTTACTCTGAAGCGCATATTCGGCAATTTGATTTAACCCCCGCCCAGTTTGATGTGATTGCAACGCTTGGCAATACCAATGGTATGAGTATGGGAGAAATTGGCGAGAGAACCTTGATTACGAAGGGAACCTTGACCGGAGTCATTGATCGTCTTATCCAGAAACAATTGGTTGTCCGAGAAATTCCCTCTGACAATCGCCGCAATGTGATTGTGCAATTAACGCCGAGTGGACAGCAAGTTTTTGAACAGGTATTTCCAGCCCACATTGCCCATCTCAAAGGACAGTTTGAGAAACTCGATCCATCGGAGTTAGAATTGCTCAAAGTCTTATTGAGTCGGTTGAGACAGGCTTTCCAGAACTGA
- a CDS encoding NAD(P)H-quinone oxidoreductase subunit F: MAQFLLQTIWFVPCYALVGAILTIPWSPGVIRRTGPRPAGYVNLFMTFLAFIHGLVALQATWNKPPQQLLFPWLTVANLDISLPLEISSVTVGATVLVTGMNLLAQIYAVGYMEMDWGWARFYAFLALFEGGMCALALCNSLFFSYVILEILTLGTYLLVGLWFSQPLVVTGARDAFLTKRVGDLLLLMGVIALLSIAGTWNYSELAEWASTANVDPKVITLIGLALIAGPMGKCAQFPLHLWLDEAMEGPVPSTILRNSVVVATGAWVLIKLQPVLALSPVVLWALVLIGAVTAVGGSLIAIAQVDVKRALSYSVSAYMGLVFIAVGTQQDEAALLLVLTHAVAMGLLVMSIGGIVWNNITQDLTQLGGLWSRRPITGLAFIVGTLGLIACPPFGSFWALLKIADALWSTQPWLVGTILLVNALTAFSLTRVFSLIFGGQPQQMTVRSPEALWLMVLPMTVLLGFTLHVPLVLQSLSLLPSWATLNKDVALLLIWSSVFGCSIGGAIYLGGTGTKPFRSIWKPLQELLAYDFYTAKIYRLSIVFGVDLISKITAWIDRYIVDGAVNLVGLATVLSGQGLKYNVSGQSQFYMLTIVLAVALLLGFLTT, encoded by the coding sequence ATGGCCCAATTTCTTCTCCAAACCATCTGGTTTGTACCTTGCTATGCCTTAGTTGGTGCAATTTTAACCATACCTTGGTCGCCCGGAGTTATCCGTCGCACGGGACCACGACCAGCAGGTTATGTGAATTTATTCATGACCTTCTTGGCTTTCATTCACGGTTTAGTTGCCCTTCAAGCCACCTGGAACAAGCCACCGCAACAGCTATTGTTCCCCTGGCTTACAGTAGCCAATCTAGATATATCTTTACCCCTAGAAATTTCTTCAGTCACGGTTGGCGCAACAGTTCTGGTAACTGGTATGAATCTGCTGGCGCAGATATACGCTGTTGGTTATATGGAGATGGACTGGGGTTGGGCACGCTTTTATGCCTTTCTAGCCCTGTTTGAAGGTGGAATGTGTGCTTTAGCTCTGTGTAACTCTTTGTTTTTCAGCTATGTAATTCTGGAAATTCTAACGCTGGGAACTTACCTGCTAGTTGGGTTGTGGTTCAGCCAACCGCTAGTCGTGACGGGTGCTAGAGACGCTTTCTTAACCAAGCGGGTCGGTGACTTACTGTTATTGATGGGGGTAATTGCCCTTTTGTCAATAGCAGGAACGTGGAATTATTCAGAGTTAGCTGAGTGGGCGAGTACAGCCAACGTAGACCCCAAGGTAATTACACTAATAGGTTTAGCGTTAATCGCGGGCCCGATGGGTAAGTGCGCCCAGTTCCCTCTGCATCTGTGGTTGGATGAGGCAATGGAAGGACCAGTTCCCAGTACGATCTTGCGGAACTCTGTGGTAGTCGCAACGGGAGCTTGGGTACTGATTAAGCTGCAACCTGTTTTAGCGCTCTCGCCCGTGGTTTTATGGGCATTGGTGTTGATTGGTGCTGTAACAGCAGTGGGTGGTTCCTTGATTGCGATCGCCCAAGTTGACGTTAAACGCGCATTATCGTACTCCGTCAGCGCTTACATGGGATTAGTGTTTATTGCCGTGGGGACACAGCAAGATGAGGCGGCGTTGTTGTTGGTATTAACTCATGCCGTAGCGATGGGGCTATTGGTGATGAGCATTGGTGGGATTGTATGGAATAACATTACCCAAGACTTAACCCAATTAGGTGGTCTTTGGTCCCGCCGCCCAATTACAGGCTTAGCTTTTATCGTCGGGACACTGGGGTTAATCGCTTGTCCTCCCTTTGGCAGCTTTTGGGCGTTGCTGAAAATAGCAGATGCTTTGTGGTCAACTCAACCTTGGCTGGTGGGAACTATACTGCTTGTGAACGCTTTGACAGCGTTTAGTTTAACTAGGGTATTCAGTCTAATTTTTGGGGGTCAACCTCAGCAGATGACAGTGCGATCGCCAGAGGCATTATGGCTAATGGTGTTGCCAATGACGGTTTTACTCGGCTTCACCCTCCATGTTCCCTTAGTGTTACAAAGCTTGTCCCTATTACCCAGTTGGGCAACTTTGAATAAAGATGTGGCACTACTGCTTATTTGGTCTAGTGTTTTCGGTTGCAGCATTGGTGGCGCGATTTATCTAGGAGGAACTGGGACTAAACCATTTCGTTCTATCTGGAAACCATTGCAAGAATTGCTAGCATACGACTTTTACACCGCCAAAATTTACCGCCTAAGTATTGTTTTTGGGGTTGATTTGATTTCAAAAATTACTGCTTGGATTGACCGCTATATCGTTGATGGGGCAGTTAACCTAGTTGGTCTGGCGACTGTTTTAAGTGGGCAGGGATTGAAGTACAACGTTTCCGGTCAGTCCCAGTTTTATATGCTGACCATTGTTTTAGCAGTGGCTCTGTTATTAGGATTTCTGACAACTTGA
- a CDS encoding DoxX family protein: MIDLETAPYAILILRASLGLLFLAHGLLKVFTFTLPGTAQFFESVGLPGFMAPPVALAEIVGGVLLIAGIYTRWISLVLFPILLVATFKVHGANGWLFTNNGGGWEFPALFAIACLVQFLLGDGAFATGSIRHRKRA, from the coding sequence GTGATTGATTTGGAAACTGCGCCCTATGCCATTCTGATATTGAGGGCGAGCTTGGGACTCTTGTTTTTGGCACATGGACTGCTGAAGGTGTTTACATTCACGTTGCCAGGAACCGCACAATTTTTTGAAAGTGTGGGTCTTCCTGGTTTCATGGCACCGCCTGTGGCACTGGCTGAAATTGTCGGCGGAGTTCTTTTAATTGCAGGTATTTACACGCGCTGGATATCTTTGGTTTTATTTCCCATTTTGCTAGTTGCCACGTTCAAAGTACATGGTGCTAATGGTTGGCTGTTCACGAACAACGGAGGCGGTTGGGAATTCCCAGCGTTATTTGCGATCGCGTGTCTAGTGCAATTTCTCCTTGGGGATGGCGCGTTTGCGACCGGTTCAATTCGGCATCGCAAACGCGCTTAG
- a CDS encoding CDGSH iron-sulfur domain-containing protein, whose amino-acid sequence MSQPNSSVTVRLDAGTHWICSCGSSKNFPHCDGTHQGTQFQPLVLELEVPKVVEISK is encoded by the coding sequence ATGTCTCAACCAAATTCCTCAGTAACTGTTCGTTTGGATGCTGGAACCCACTGGATTTGTAGCTGTGGGTCGTCCAAGAATTTCCCCCACTGTGATGGTACTCACCAGGGCACGCAGTTCCAGCCTTTGGTCTTGGAACTGGAAGTTCCTAAAGTTGTCGAGATCTCGAAGTAA
- a CDS encoding transposase — protein sequence MIVLETKLKSTNEQYGRLDEAIRTAQFVRNSCIRYWMDNQNVGKGDLSKLCAVLAKKFEFAGKLNSMARQASAERAWQSIARFYNNCKKKKPGKKGFPRFKKNTRSVEYKTSGWKLSDDRKSITFTDGFAAGTFEMWGTRDLNFYQISQIKRIRVVRRADGYYAQFCVDVDREIEHEYTGSIVGIDLGLELFYTDSDGQTVANPRRLRKSEKRLKRLQKKVSLKNKGSKNRTKAINTMARQHLKVSRQRKDFAVKTAGALVASYDLIAYENLQVRNLVKNHKLAKSISDASWSMFIEWVEYFAKLHKIVTVAVPPQYTSQDCSGCGHRVQKTLSERTHQCLKCGLKIHRDHNAAQNILVKGLEVLGVEKSTGGQPETHAWGENHLWLVEGNFGWLSRLVEPGNPRGDSMESPTAFGTPNQWWEGVNSLCVGTNWDGNM from the coding sequence ATGATAGTACTTGAAACCAAGCTAAAAAGCACGAACGAGCAGTATGGGCGGCTAGACGAAGCCATCCGTACTGCTCAATTTGTGCGAAATAGTTGTATCAGGTATTGGATGGACAATCAAAACGTAGGGAAAGGAGACTTATCAAAGTTATGTGCGGTTTTAGCCAAAAAGTTTGAGTTTGCAGGTAAGCTCAACTCAATGGCAAGGCAAGCCAGTGCTGAACGTGCTTGGCAATCAATAGCTCGGTTCTACAACAACTGCAAGAAGAAAAAACCTGGGAAGAAAGGGTTCCCACGCTTCAAGAAAAATACTCGCTCAGTTGAGTATAAAACGTCAGGCTGGAAGCTTTCGGATGACCGCAAATCAATAACTTTCACCGATGGTTTTGCTGCTGGGACTTTTGAAATGTGGGGTACACGGGACCTCAACTTCTATCAAATATCTCAGATTAAACGAATTCGAGTAGTGCGTAGAGCCGATGGCTACTATGCTCAGTTTTGCGTTGATGTAGACAGAGAAATCGAACACGAATATACAGGCTCGATAGTCGGCATTGACTTAGGACTGGAATTGTTCTATACAGATTCTGATGGGCAAACAGTAGCTAACCCACGCCGTTTAAGGAAGTCTGAGAAGCGTCTCAAACGGCTACAAAAGAAAGTTTCTTTAAAGAACAAAGGCAGTAAAAACCGCACAAAAGCCATCAACACAATGGCAAGACAGCACTTGAAAGTGAGTAGGCAGCGTAAAGACTTTGCTGTAAAGACGGCGGGTGCGTTAGTAGCGTCTTATGACCTCATTGCCTATGAAAACTTGCAAGTGCGAAATCTGGTCAAAAACCATAAGTTAGCTAAGTCGATATCAGATGCATCTTGGTCGATGTTCATTGAGTGGGTAGAGTATTTTGCCAAGCTGCACAAGATTGTGACAGTGGCAGTTCCACCTCAATACACAAGTCAGGACTGTAGTGGTTGTGGTCATCGAGTTCAAAAGACTTTGAGTGAACGTACTCATCAGTGCCTGAAGTGTGGACTGAAAATACATCGCGATCATAATGCTGCCCAGAACATTCTAGTCAAAGGACTAGAGGTTTTGGGAGTAGAAAAAAGTACTGGTGGGCAGCCAGAAACTCACGCCTGGGGAGAGAACCACCTCTGGCTAGTCGAGGGTAACTTCGGTTGGTTAAGTAGACTCGTGGAACCAGGAAATCCTAGAGGCGACTCTATGGAATCCCCCACTGCATTCGGTACTCCGAATCAGTGGTGGGAGGGTGTCAATTCACTTTGCGTGGGTACAAATTGGGACGGGAATATGTAG
- a CDS encoding chlorophyll a/b-binding protein, with product MQNPTTDLPPVANAYNGKDRNAFLFGFNPQAELWNGRLAMIGFLAYLLWDLAGYSVLRNVLHLIA from the coding sequence ATGCAAAATCCCACTACTGATTTACCACCTGTTGCTAACGCTTACAATGGCAAGGATCGCAATGCTTTTCTGTTTGGCTTTAATCCCCAAGCTGAACTGTGGAACGGACGTTTAGCTATGATTGGCTTTCTCGCTTACCTACTTTGGGATTTAGCTGGCTATAGCGTGCTGCGTAACGTGCTCCACCTCATTGCTTAA